ACGTAACCATGACCGACGACTCTACGGAGCGCTCCGACGCACGGGCCTTCCGAGAGGCGACGACGGGGACGAACGTCGAACTGCCCTACGCCGGCATCAAGACGTTCATGAAGGCCGATATCCGGGATATCGAGGACGTGAGCGGCGTCGACGCGGCAGTTCTGGGTGCGCCCTTCGATGGGACGGTGAGCAACCGACCCGGTGCGCGATATGGTCCGCACGGCATCCGCGTGGCGAGTTCGTGGCTGGCATACCTCTCGGGGTACAAGGGCGGCCTGACGAACATGTACTCCGGCGATCAGGTCGATTACTCGTCGCTCTCGCTGGCCGACTGCGGCGACGTCCCGGTCTTCCCGACGGATGCAACTAAGACTGCCGACAGCATTGAGGCTCACGTTGCCACGCTCGCCGAACAGACGTTCCCAGTCTTCCTCGGCGGCGACCACCATTGTACGTATCCCGCGTTCCGCGGGTTCGCACGGGGTGCAGACCTCGATTCTGTCGGACTGGTCCAGATCGACGCTCACACGGACACGACGGCCCGGAGCGACCTCTTTGGCGAGGAGTACCACGGCTCGGTAACTCACCATATCGCGAACTCCGAGTTCTCGTCGTACGAACACATCAGTCAGGTCGGCATCCGCGGCTATGAAGCGCCCGACTTCTTCGACTTCGCCGAGGACGTCGGCCTCAGCGTGTTCTCGACCGCCGACGTCCACGAACGCGGTGTCCGAGCAGTCCTTGACGACGCCATCGACGCCGCGGCGACGGAGACTGACGCTGTCTATGTCACCTTCGACATCGACTCGGTCGACCCCTCGGTCGCCCCTGGTACCGGGACGCCCGAACCCGGCGGTCTCTCGGCGCATCAGGC
This genomic stretch from Haloarcula limicola harbors:
- a CDS encoding agmatinase family protein gives rise to the protein MTDDSTERSDARAFREATTGTNVELPYAGIKTFMKADIRDIEDVSGVDAAVLGAPFDGTVSNRPGARYGPHGIRVASSWLAYLSGYKGGLTNMYSGDQVDYSSLSLADCGDVPVFPTDATKTADSIEAHVATLAEQTFPVFLGGDHHCTYPAFRGFARGADLDSVGLVQIDAHTDTTARSDLFGEEYHGSVTHHIANSEFSSYEHISQVGIRGYEAPDFFDFAEDVGLSVFSTADVHERGVRAVLDDAIDAAATETDAVYVTFDIDSVDPSVAPGTGTPEPGGLSAHQALTVMQRLGDVNEVRMVDLMEVAPHYDPADNTQQLAAYLLAAFLERRF